A single region of the Cynocephalus volans isolate mCynVol1 chromosome 12, mCynVol1.pri, whole genome shotgun sequence genome encodes:
- the CPM gene encoding carboxypeptidase M isoform X2: MDLKLSKSLIAITVMEATGTFLSRSLTPDDDVFQYLAHTYASRNPNMKKGDQCKNKMNFPNGVTNGYAWYPLQGGMQDYNYIWAQCFEITLELSCCKYPREEKLPFFWIDNKASLIEYMKQVHLGVKGRVFDQNRNPLPNVIIEVQDRKHICPYRTNKFGEYYLLLLPGSYIINVTVSGHDPHLTKVIIPEKSQNFSALKKDIVLPFRGQLDSISVSNPSCPVIPLYKNLPSHSNTTKPSLFLFLVTLLHIFFK; encoded by the exons ATGGATTTGAAGCTGTCAAAAAGCCTGATTGCTATTACAGTAATGGAAG CAACTGGGACATTCCTCTCCCGAAGCTTAACTCCTGATGACGATGTTTTTCAATATCTTGCACATACCTATGCTTCAAGAAATCCCAACATGAAGAAAGGAgatcaatgtaaaaataaaatgaactttccTAATGGCGTTACAAATGGATACGCTTGGTATCCACTCCAAG GTGGAATGCAAGATTACAACTACATCTGGGCCCAGTGTTTTGAAATTACATTGGAGCTGTCATGCTGTAAATATCCTCGTGAGGAGAAGCTTCCATTCTTTTGGATTGATAACAAAGCCTCATTAATTGAATATATGAAACAGGTGCATCTAG gtGTAAAGGGTCGAGTTTTTGATCAGAATAGAAATCCATTACCCAATGTAATTATAGAAGTCCAAGACAGAAAACATATCTGCCCCTACAGAACTAACAAATTTGGAGAGTATTATCTCCTTCTCTTGCCTGGATCCTATATAATAAAT GTTACAGTCTCTGGACATGATCCACACCTCACAAAGGTGATTATTCCAGAGAAATCCCAGAATTTCAGTGCTCTTAAAAAGGATATTGTACTTCCATTCAGAGGGCAATTGGATTCTATCTCAGTATCAAATCCTTCATGCCCAGTGATTCCTCTATACAAAAATTTGCCAAGCCACTCAAATACAACAAAGCctagtttgttcttatttttagtgACTCTTCTgcacatatttttcaaataa